Part of the Triticum urartu cultivar G1812 chromosome 2, Tu2.1, whole genome shotgun sequence genome, GTATGtcgtagtccatttgaaatctctaaaaagacaaatatttaggaacggtgGAAGTATAAGCAGAACATATATCAGGATTTTAAGCATTTGCAAAGCCGACTTGTGGTACATGTTATACACACgcacaaaataaaaaaatagacATAGGAGTACCTAACAAATGAACCAAAAGGACAATGATCTCCACGAGGTGGAAATGTTACCTGGCACAGCATTACTTAGCACATGTTCTTGGTTTAGATGCTAATCTTTTGCACATGCGATAAACCAAACATAGGAAGAAATTTGCATCATCACAAAGAAAATAAACATGAAGCCGAGGAATAATGTCACGTCGGCCAACTGGACGAAGCCAGCACCACCAACCGCCTACAAAAACTCCACGCCGCGCTCCCCTCGGAAAGCAGAGCATCCCCACGCCGACTCCGTCCGTCCGCGCCATCGTCCCGCCAAAAGCAGAGCATCCTAAGCCGGCGAGAAGGGAGCGATGGCCAAATGCGGCAAGATACGGAGCATCGTCCGCCTCCAGCAGACGCTGCAGCGGTGGCGgtcccgggccgcggcggcgccgGTGCCGTCGGGGCACGTGGCGGTGTGCGTGGGCGGCGAGTCGCGGCGGTTCTTGGTGCGCGCGGCGCACCTCAACCACCCCGTGTTCCGGGAGCTGCTCCGGCAGTCGGAGGAGGAGTACGGCTTCCCGTCCACCCCCGGCCCCGTCGCGCTCCCCTGCTGCGACGAGGACCGCTTCCTCGACGTCCTCCGCCGCGTGTCCTCCGAGGGCCGCCTCCTCCGCCCGTTCTGCTGCCGCGTGCCGGTCGTCACCAGCCGCGACGTCGCCGCGCGGCCGTTGCTGCAGGGCATGACGGTGGAGAAGGTCGTGTGGTGATCAATATATGGAAGCTGCGCGCCTAGGCCATTCACTATGCTCCGTGTGCATGCAAGCTAGCACCGGCGGTTTGGTTCCGCCGGCGGCAACTGTTCCGTTGGACGCCGACAAGGTTTAAGCATCTCGTGCGCCTGCCGGAGCCGAGAAGACGAGCTGACCGAGCAGCCGTGAATGACGCGCACGGCAAGCGACGACACGTGGGCCGACAGAAGGGCGCGCTCCCGTGCCCGGCGTGATGGCGGGGCGCCCCAACCGTAGTTCGTCGAGGGCGCCCCGCGTGCGCATCTGAGGCCGCCGGGGGGCGTGCGGCTAGCAACTACTAGCTCTGTAATTCTTGACCTTGGCTGAAGGTAGAAGATCTGTTCCTTTTTACTAATAATTGCTTGAAGAGCGTGATGACTTGGAGAGGATTAAATTCACTTCAATCCCTGCCAAACCCCCTTCAAATCCCTCACCACCGAACACAGCCTGATTGTGTAGAGTCCTCTTTCTGAAAACTTTTGTGATTGCCGTAACTGGTTGCATCCTTGCCAGGAATAAATTAAAAATAGAAATTATCCCGTAAAAGAAATATTCAAAATAGAAATTGTTCCTTGCTGCACATTCACTGTGTCGTTGTTTCTCATGTGTTCATGATGTTAATGAGGCCAAATAAAGTGTCTTAGAGCATCTTCAATAGATGATGTAGATGCAAAAATAACTAACTTTTGCATTTCGGAGGCTCAAAACCCCTTCTCCAACAGATGATGTAAatgcaatatatatatatatatatatatatgcatctCCGCCTTTCGGAGATGTAAAATACAACACATCGCGGTGTAAATATACATCTCCACCTACATGAGATGTAAAACTGGCGACCGCACGCCAACCGCTCAACCGCTTTCAGTTTTGTTCCGTCCGCCCGCCAGACGGTTGCTCGCCTCTACTGCCGGCGATTTCTCACCAGAAACATTGCTGCCGCCACTCGTTCGTCCATCC contains:
- the LOC125534301 gene encoding auxin-responsive protein SAUR22-like, which translates into the protein MAKCGKIRSIVRLQQTLQRWRSRAAAAPVPSGHVAVCVGGESRRFLVRAAHLNHPVFRELLRQSEEEYGFPSTPGPVALPCCDEDRFLDVLRRVSSEGRLLRPFCCRVPVVTSRDVAARPLLQGMTVEKVVW